The following are encoded in a window of Solibacillus sp. FSL R7-0668 genomic DNA:
- the xerC gene encoding tyrosine recombinase XerC, translating to MNIQMEEALEQFIRYVQLEKNFSQHTVREYQSDLENFFTFLQSEGIADIAEVDYIHARLYVTKLYDEQKARTSISRKISSIRSFFRFLNREQHIDDAPFRSLYHPKKEERLPSFFYEEELAQLFEKNQGDEPKQIRNIALLELLYATGMRVSECVGLELSDIDFHYSIVRVMGKGRKERIIPFGQFAHDALTRYLHVRSTLMKTNTHQKVFVNLRGGELTARGVRYILSEMIEHASMHTKIYPHMLRHTFATHLLNNGADMRTVQELLGHANLSSTQIYTHVTKEALRKTYMNSHPRA from the coding sequence ATGAATATTCAAATGGAAGAAGCGCTCGAACAATTTATTCGCTATGTACAATTGGAAAAAAACTTTTCGCAACATACTGTACGCGAATATCAGTCCGATCTTGAAAACTTCTTTACATTTTTACAATCAGAAGGCATTGCTGACATTGCAGAAGTTGATTATATTCATGCAAGACTTTATGTTACGAAACTTTATGATGAACAAAAAGCGAGAACTTCGATTTCTAGGAAAATTTCATCTATCCGTTCTTTTTTTCGCTTTTTAAATCGAGAACAGCATATCGATGATGCTCCGTTTCGTTCACTTTATCATCCGAAAAAGGAAGAACGATTACCGAGCTTTTTTTATGAGGAAGAATTAGCCCAGCTATTCGAGAAAAATCAAGGAGACGAGCCGAAGCAAATTCGTAATATCGCCCTTTTGGAGCTACTTTATGCAACGGGGATGCGTGTTAGTGAATGCGTAGGTTTGGAGCTTTCCGATATTGATTTTCACTATAGCATTGTTCGTGTAATGGGAAAGGGGCGTAAAGAGCGTATTATTCCGTTTGGGCAATTTGCGCATGACGCACTGACACGTTATTTACACGTTCGCTCTACATTAATGAAAACGAATACGCACCAAAAAGTGTTTGTGAATTTGCGAGGTGGCGAACTTACTGCACGCGGTGTACGTTATATATTAAGCGAGATGATTGAACATGCGAGTATGCATACTAAAATTTATCCTCATATGTTACGACATACATTCGCAACTCATTTATTAAATAATGGGGCAGATATGCGTACCGTTCAAGAATTACTTGGGCATGCGAACTTATCTTCTACTCAAATTTATACTCATGTAACAAAGGAAGCTCTTCGAAAGACATATATGAATAGTCATCCAAGGGCATAA
- the hslV gene encoding ATP-dependent protease subunit HslV, with protein sequence MGQIHATTIFAIHHNGECAMAGDGQVTLGNQVVMKHTARKVRRLFNGKVLAGFAGSVADAFTLFEMFEAKLNEYNGNLQRAAVEVAKQWRGDKMLRQLEAMLLVMDKTTLLLVSGTGEVIEPDDGILAIGSGGNYALSAGRALKIHAGDHLSAKEIAQAALTTAADICVFTNHNIILEVL encoded by the coding sequence ATGGGACAAATTCATGCAACCACGATTTTTGCTATTCATCACAATGGTGAATGTGCGATGGCAGGCGATGGTCAAGTAACATTAGGTAATCAAGTTGTGATGAAGCATACGGCGAGAAAGGTCAGACGTCTGTTTAATGGCAAAGTACTTGCAGGCTTTGCTGGTTCTGTGGCAGATGCTTTTACCTTATTTGAAATGTTTGAAGCAAAATTAAATGAATATAATGGGAACTTACAGCGCGCAGCTGTTGAGGTAGCAAAGCAATGGAGAGGCGATAAAATGCTACGCCAGTTAGAAGCGATGTTGTTAGTGATGGATAAAACAACATTATTATTAGTTTCAGGAACAGGTGAAGTTATCGAGCCGGATGATGGAATTTTAGCGATTGGTTCTGGCGGCAATTATGCATTGTCAGCTGGACGTGCGTTAAAAATACATGCCGGAGATCATTTATCTGCTAAAGAAATTGCACAAGCAGCTTTAACAACAGCGGCGGATATTTGTGTGTTTACGAATCATAATATTATCTTGGAGGTATTATAA
- the hslU gene encoding ATP-dependent protease ATPase subunit HslU: MMTTNLTPRQITEHLNRHIVGQETAKRAVAIALRNRYRRSLLSEELKGEVIPKNILMIGPTGVGKTEIARRIAKLTNAPFIKVEATKFTEVGYVGRDVESMVRDLVEAARRLVKEEMTVAVQEQAEHNAKEVLVKLLVPSKIKETLTQNPFEMLFGQKGQQQEQVQQDEPEIRTRRAQIAQDLQAGKLEEQWVTIEVTENAPSLFDAMPGMNMDGANGMQDMLSNLMPKKTKKRKVQVKDARRILTQEEANKLIDTDALSSEAIHRAEQTGIIFIDEIDKIASKGSSSAEVSREGVQRDILPIVEGSTVTTKYGPVRTDYMLFIAAGAFHMSKPSDLIPELQGRFPIRVELEKLTKADFVRILQEPDQSLILQYKALLDTEGVTIDFTEGAIERIAEIATEVNQETDNIGARRLHTILERLLEELSYEASEIAPAHIEITPSYVDQKLSNIVKNKDLSQFIL; the protein is encoded by the coding sequence ATAATGACGACGAATTTAACACCAAGACAAATTACCGAGCATTTAAACCGTCATATTGTCGGACAAGAAACGGCGAAACGTGCTGTAGCCATTGCGCTACGTAATCGCTATCGCCGCTCGTTATTAAGCGAAGAGCTAAAAGGTGAAGTCATTCCGAAAAATATTTTAATGATTGGACCGACAGGCGTTGGGAAAACTGAAATTGCGCGCCGTATTGCTAAGCTAACAAATGCACCATTCATTAAGGTAGAGGCGACAAAATTTACAGAAGTGGGCTATGTAGGGCGCGATGTTGAATCGATGGTTCGTGATTTAGTGGAAGCGGCACGTCGACTTGTAAAAGAAGAAATGACTGTCGCAGTACAAGAACAGGCTGAGCATAATGCCAAGGAAGTGCTAGTAAAATTGCTAGTGCCTTCGAAAATCAAAGAAACGCTTACTCAAAATCCATTTGAAATGTTATTTGGGCAAAAGGGGCAGCAACAAGAACAAGTACAGCAAGATGAACCTGAAATTCGTACACGCCGAGCTCAAATTGCGCAAGACCTACAAGCTGGAAAGTTAGAAGAGCAATGGGTAACAATTGAAGTGACAGAAAATGCACCATCGCTATTTGATGCAATGCCTGGTATGAATATGGACGGGGCAAATGGTATGCAAGACATGTTATCGAATTTGATGCCGAAAAAAACAAAGAAACGAAAAGTACAAGTAAAAGATGCACGTCGTATTTTAACGCAAGAAGAGGCCAATAAGCTAATTGATACAGATGCCCTTTCAAGTGAAGCCATCCATCGTGCAGAACAGACGGGGATTATTTTTATTGATGAAATCGATAAAATTGCAAGTAAAGGCTCCTCCTCTGCGGAAGTATCTCGTGAGGGTGTACAACGTGATATTTTACCAATCGTTGAAGGCTCTACGGTAACGACAAAATATGGACCGGTGAGGACGGATTATATGTTATTCATCGCAGCGGGTGCTTTCCATATGTCGAAGCCAAGTGATTTAATACCAGAATTGCAGGGGCGCTTTCCGATTCGTGTCGAATTAGAAAAATTAACGAAGGCGGATTTTGTTCGTATTTTACAAGAGCCCGACCAATCGTTAATTCTTCAATATAAAGCATTATTAGATACAGAAGGTGTAACGATCGACTTTACGGAAGGGGCTATTGAGCGCATTGCAGAAATTGCCACAGAAGTAAACCAAGAAACAGATAACATTGGTGCACGTCGTTTACATACGATTTTAGAACGCCTTTTAGAAGAATTATCCTACGAGGCTTCAGAAATTGCACCAGCACATATCGAAATTACACCAAGCTATGTCGATCAAAAATTGTCGAATATCGTAAAAAACAAAGATTTGTCTCAATTTATCCTATAA
- the codY gene encoding GTP-sensing pleiotropic transcriptional regulator CodY translates to MNLLAKTRKINAMLQASAGKPVNFKEMAQTLGDIIESNVFIVSRKGKLLGISIHQQIENDRIKKMFEERQFPEEYTQNLFNITETSSNLGINNEHTAFPIENKDLFEKGLTTIVPIIGGGDRLGTLILARISDQFEDDDLILAEYGATVVGMEILREKSEEIEEEARSKAVVQMAINSLSYSELEAIEHIFEELDGHEGLLVASKIADRVGITRSVIVNALRKLESAGVIESRSLGMKGTYIKVLNDKFLTALAEIKMK, encoded by the coding sequence ATGAATTTATTAGCAAAGACGCGAAAAATCAATGCTATGTTACAAGCATCAGCTGGTAAGCCAGTTAACTTTAAAGAGATGGCACAAACGTTGGGAGATATTATCGAAAGTAATGTTTTCATCGTAAGTCGAAAAGGGAAATTATTAGGTATTTCAATTCATCAACAAATTGAAAATGATCGTATTAAAAAAATGTTTGAAGAACGCCAATTCCCAGAAGAATATACGCAAAACTTATTCAACATTACGGAAACTTCTTCAAACTTAGGTATTAACAACGAACATACAGCATTTCCTATTGAAAACAAAGACCTATTTGAAAAAGGGTTAACAACAATCGTGCCAATCATTGGTGGTGGTGATCGTTTAGGCACATTAATATTAGCTCGAATTAGCGATCAATTTGAAGATGATGATTTAATTTTAGCTGAATATGGTGCAACGGTTGTAGGTATGGAGATTTTACGTGAAAAATCAGAAGAAATTGAAGAGGAAGCACGTTCAAAAGCTGTTGTACAAATGGCGATTAACTCATTATCATACTCAGAATTAGAAGCAATTGAGCATATTTTTGAAGAGCTAGATGGTCATGAAGGCTTATTAGTAGCGTCTAAAATTGCTGACCGCGTAGGGATTACTCGTTCAGTAATCGTAAACGCATTACGCAAATTGGAATCTGCGGGTGTTATTGAGTCTCGTTCATTAGGTATGAAAGGTACTTATATTAAAGTATTAAATGATAAGTTCTTAACTGCCTTAGCTGAAATCAAAATGAAATAA